Part of the uncultured Desulfobacter sp. genome, TAGCCGATCATTAGGGCGTTTCCATTCCAGAAGTTCGCATACGGTATGTGCCAGTTCTCGTCGGCTAAGGCCTCCACAGGTAGCAACGACTTCCTGGATTAATGCGATTTTTTTACCGGTAAACTTTCGACCACAAAAGGTTTGTTGCTTGATTTGCATGTCATCTACCTCCCGCTATTCTTTCATAACGGAATTATGACTCGCTGTCCAGGAAATTTTTGCAATTTACATCAGATAGTCACTGACAAATGAATTATCTTGCTGGAAAGCAGCATAAAAATAAGACTAACAACCCTGAACACCTTTAATGACCATGGCTTTCATATGTTTCAAAAGAGCCGCACCCTTCTAAATTTGTTCTATTGTGACGCTTATCATATGACATAACTGCCCTTGGCTAACTCCTGCTCTGCCGGGAACTCACCGGTGTTTGACATTTAGAGGCTTTCATGAATAACGACGCAAGCTTATCCCATAGCCGTTGGGAATGCAAATGCCGTGGAAATACTTTGTATATTGTAACTTCTTTGGGGCCGGTGTAAATTGCCATTAGGTCAAGATGCTCAAAAATAGCAGTGTCCAATATCCTTCTTCACATTATTCCAAGGAGGCATGTCTTATGAAAAGATTTTTTTTCTTTTTGATCATAGCCGGCATGATAGTGCTGAATATTTTTCTGTTACGTTATGGATACTATCTGCTCTCCTTTGTATTACAGTGCAGTTCGGTGGGGGGATTGTTTTTTATCTATAAAGCAACATCAAATAAAGATATTGAAAATTTGGTATTGCTCTACTTGAAAACGCACAAGGGCGCTACGAAGAGCGAGCTTGTTGCCCACATAAAGAAAAAAACCGGTGAAAAGGCCAACGTCAATTTATCAGTAGTTGTTGATGAAATCATAGAAAATCTCAGGATGAAAGATTTGGTTTTTATAGAAAAAGGGATTGGCTCAAACATTGGAATTTGCATTTTACCCAAAGAGAGAGGGCCGAACTGACGCCGTCACACGTGATTGTATGTCCACAAAACGTTAAGTCGGCTTTAAGCAAACGCCTTATTTCAATGATGAAGTTTATTTTCCCTGTCGATTTTACAATGGCGGATAGGGGTTTTCTCGATTTTCAATCTGTCTGAAATATTATTTTATTTAAGATCAGGCCTGACCCGGGTGCAATTTCTTTCAACGGCAAGGTCTGACTGCCTGAAAGGGATTGTTTAATGTGGTTTAGATCGATATTTTTTTTCCCGAGTTTAAACAACTGCCCCATGATTAAACGGACCTGGTATCTTAAAAAACCAGAGGCCTGAATTCTGAGCAGCCAGCTTTTTTCCGGAAAAAAACTGGCCTGGAATTCAGTGTTTTCTTCAATCCGGCAGACATGGATGTTTCGTTCAAGGCAGGTTTGGGGCCCAGGTTTGGTGCAGTATGAACCAAAATGATGCCGCCCTTCAAAGAGCCTTGCACCCTGTTTCATCAATTCAATATCAAGGTCTTCCGGAACCGTGTGCATCATGGCCGCACAGAATGGATGGCTTGTGCATGCACATGCAAAGAGGTAAAGATATTCTTTTATTTTGGGCGAACGGATAATATTAAAGGTACCGGATTTTTCTTCCACGCCTGTCACACGAATATCATTGGGCAGGTTTATATTTAATTGTGACTGCAGAGCTTCCACGTCCAGTGCATCACGGACAAAAAACATGAATGCTGAATGATTCGCAGATACTTTTGAATCGGTTCGGCTGGTGCCCAAAATCCTGAATTCGGAGTTTTCAAGGATAAAACCAAGGGTTTTTTCAATCATGCCTTCAATGGTTTTTACACCTGACTGCTTCTGCCAGCCATGGTACCGGAAGCCCAGATACTGGATATGAATCAGGTAGTGGTATAATTTTTTTTGTGTCAATTGCTGCTCAACCAGTAAAACCGATATGGGGGAAGTACAAGCTGGTCTTTAAACAGGGTTGGGGAATTTCCGGAGTAAAGGTCTCTTATGTGTTCACCCATCCTGAACCCCTGGGTTTCGAGGTCGGAGAGGTTTAGATATTGGGGATGTGCGTCAAAGTTTCCCACAACCAGAACACTCTTTCTGGTTGTGATGTTAAAACGGATGTAGGCCAGCAACTGGGGATTACCGATTTCCAACATTTTGCGGTTGTTGAAATCTGAAAATTCCGAAATCTCTTTGCGAACGGCGATCATTTTTTTCAGTGCGTTAAATATTTTATATTCCACCGTTCCCGGTTGGTTGCGGCGCAGGGCCTGTTCCCAGTCGATTCGAGGCCGGTGGGCCCATCGGCTGTCATTGGCTTTACTGATGTCTTCAACATAGGAATAGTCATTGATGGTCCCAAGTTCGTCGCCGTAATAGATCAGCGGGATTCCGCCGAAGGAGAAAATAATGCTGTGCAGCAAAAGAATGTGCTGGATAATGAGATCAATTTTTTCCTGGTCATTCTCCTCTAACGCTTTTTCCAGCCCGATTAAAGAGGTCAATGTGCCCGAAATCCGGGCGTCATTGGTCTTTTTATTGTGGGCAAACAACAGGCCCCGGGCGGAAGAATTTTCAAATTCGCCGGCAAAGTAGTTGATGATAAAATCCCGGTGGGATCGGGGTTCGTATCCGGCCTGGACAATATCATCGTCTGTAAACCCCAGGCCGATATCATCGTGACATCTTATGTAATTGAGCCAGGTGGCCCTTTCCAGTTTATCCGGCAGGTTCTTGAGCCCCTGGGATAACAGGTTGGCGTTTTTGGTGGCCACGGCATCCCATAATAATGCCATTAAGGTGGCGTTATATGCAATTTCACACTCTTTTGCATTGATGGCGTCTTCACCAAAGTACTTGACGATCTCCACCGGGGCCACGATCGCCTCGGCAATAAATACAACCCCGGGCGCAGTGATCTGGCAGCAGTCTTTAAACAATTGCAGTAACTTATGGGCTTCATATTCATTTTGACTGGTACTGCCGATTTTTTTCCACAGGAAGGCAACCGCATCCAGCCGCAATACATCCACCCCCTGGTTTACCCAGAACAGCAGCACATCCAGCATTTCGATAAACACCGCCGGGTTGCTGTAATTCAGATCCCATTGATAGCTGTTAAAAACCGTCATGACCCATTTTTGCATGGTGTCGTCCCAGGTAAAATTGCCCGGGGAGCTGTCCGGAAATATTTCGGGCAGGGTCTGTTCAAACATGTCGGGAATTTCCCGGTTTGCAAAACAATAAAAGTACTCCTGGTAGCGAGGGGCGCCCGAGCGGGCGTTTTGCGCCCATTCGTGCTCGTCGGATACGTGGTTTACCACCACATCCAGGGTGAGCAGCATGCCCCTTTGTTTCATCTCTTTGGCCAGATTTTTTACATTTTCCAGGGTTCCCACCTTGTCGTTGATCTTTCTGAAATTACTCACGGCATATCCGCCGTCACTGGCCCCTTTGGGGCATTCGAGAATAGGCATGACATGTACCAGGTTAATTCCCAATTCCTGCAGGTAGGCAAGTTTGTCCTGGACCCCTTTCAGGTTGTCGGCGAATCCGTCTGCATATAGTGTCATCCCCACCCATTTCTGGTGAAGAAACCAGTTGAAATTTTTTTCCCGTTCCAGGTCACTTCTTTTCAGCTTCCTGGGCCTTTTTATATACTGCCGTGCCATGGTTTCGACGAGATTGAGCAATTGCATTTTAAAATCATCCCGTTCGCCATATAATCTTTGAAAAATGAGGAAAAGGCTGTAAAAATTGGCACCAAGGCGGGTATAGAAGTGGTGCAGATCCTGGTTTCTGATTTCCGGTTTAAGCCTGTCCAAAATTTCGTTTAGTATAGAATGTGAGAATTGTTCGTACATAGCTTGGCTCCTGTGTCGCCTAAGACAGCCGGTAAAATAGTTTAGGGGTGACCAACGATTTTTTTCAACAGATTGTACAAAGACTTTTCATTCCCGATATTCGTCACCATAACAAAGTGATATGAATATTTAAAGTGACAAATATATATGGAGTAATCGTGGAATGGTACCATGGCAGGCCGCCTGAATACACGTTGATCTGATACAAGCCGAATGGCCATGGGCCTAAATAAGGCCCAAGCGCAATTACAATAAAAAAAATTACAAAATAACCGTCCTGTTCCCGTGCAGGAAGATCCGTCTTTCGGTGTACATTTCAATGGCCCGGGCCAGCACTCTGGCCTCTGTCTCCTGTCCCAGAATCTGCAACTTTTTCGGGCAATGGCGGTGATCGATACGCATGACGTCCTGGTCTATAATCGGGCCTTCATCAAGATCCCTTGTCGCAAAATGCGCGGTGGCCCCGATCAGTTTTACACCACGCTCATACGCCTGATGATAGGGCTTTGCGCCTTTAAAGCCCGGCAGAAATGAGTGGTGGATATTGATCACACGCCCGGCATATCTTTGGCACATATTTTCAGAAAGGATCTGCATGTAGCGTGCAAGGACGATAAGTTCTGTATCCGTTTCTTCAATAATTTTGAAATGCTGCTCATCCACCGTCTTTTTATCGACCTTCTGGGTGGGCACATGATAAAACTTAAGCCCGAATTGCTCGGAAAGCTCACGGTTTACTTCATGATTTGAGACCACCCCAACGATTTCTATGTTAAGATGCTTGGTCCGCCAGCGATAGATAATATCGTTCAGGCAATGATCATCTTTGGACACCAGAACAAGGGTTTTAACCGGTTCATCCATCTCTCTCATATGCCAGTTCATGCCGAACCCCTTGGCCACAGCCCCAAACATGGTTCTAAATTTTTCCTGTGCGCCGTCTGTTATGGCAGAAAACATAACGCGCATGAAAAACTGGTTGGAATATGGGTCGTCAAATTGTGACGACTCTTCAATATTACAGTTTGAATCACACAACGCATTGGCAACCGCGGCAACTATTCCCGGACGGTCATCACAATTCAGGCAAAGTATGTACAAGGAAAACCCCCCTCTTTTTCTCTCAAAATATTAAAATCGAAAGCCTTTATAATAAACACTTTTGCCCAGGACAAGAATTAAATTGGGGTTTGCTGTAATTGCCTGTAATGTAATGACTATGCTGTTGTTAAAATCCCAAACAACCATAGGGTGTCGGCCTTAGACTGCAAATTTGAATGGAGAATGAATATGCCCACCCTGTTTGATGAATTTTGAAGAGCATCTTTTAAATTTGATAGCCCAAAATCAATCAAACACCCTCGGTTAAATTTGAAATAGTCATCTGTTCTGCCGATACAATGGCAGCGTTGTATTCTATAAATTTATCAAAAACCTCTTTTTGTATAAACTCTGACTTGAGATATTCTTCGTGTTTTTCCTGACTTTCCCAGATACAAAAAATATACATAATGGTTTTATCGTCCAAATCCCGGCTGCACTGATATTTTATACATGCATCCACATTATCCGTAATATGTTTTTGCACTTTGCGCGCCTGGGAGATGGTCTGATCCACAAACTTTTCGTCTACGCAAAATTTATAGAAAATTGCAATCATTCATACCTCCTTGGTTTATGGTATTGGAAGGACGCTTTGTAAAACAGATCGTATTTCCCGGCAAAATGCTGATGTTGTTAAACCTCTCTATTTTGATCATGGGCCTAAACCCTTAAGCGCATCCACAAACAGTCTTGATAATCCGTGAACATATGAAAAAGCAATCCAATGGACACGATTTTAATCGTTTTGGTCCAGGCAAAGAAAAAGAGCAGAAGATAAACCAGGATCGCGTAGTAAGAATGTAATGGATGGGTTCCGATGCTGCATCTTGCCGGATCGAATATCGGATCCGCAAGTAAATGGTCCAAATCCACCAGCATCGTGGCAAGCATGATTCCCCACGCCTTTTTCCACTCTTTTCGATAAAATATCCAGGCAATTACGCCCGGAAAAGCCAGATGCAGGCTGTAGTGGATTATTTGTTGTAATGCATACAGCATGCTTTTGTCGTCCTTTTTATCATTCAGGATTTTTTGGCGCGTCCCCATAAAGGATCATGGCCGAATCTTTCTGCCCACCACTCTTCGGCGGATAGGTATTGTTGAAGCTCTTCATTCCATTTAATCATTTGCCGATATCTTTTTTAGTATTATATTTATTCATATAGGCTTAAACAACTTCATTAAAGGTGTCTTATGGACGTTAACGGGACAACCCGTACAGGCGCATCAACCAATGCCATGAAAAAAGCCATGGCCATGCCCAATCTTTTGCTGGATCTGCTTGGGAAAACGCCCGGGACAAGCCAGTCTCTTAATACCCAACCCACTGAAGTCCAGCAGGCAGCAGATCTTGCAAGTGTCACAGGTAAAGGTAAAATTATTGATATCGTTGGGTAGCATTGGGAACTGTTACCTGTTACCGGGTCAGCCTGTGGCCCCTAATGCGTTGGCAATGGCATTGACGCACTGCAAAAGGGCAAACAAATAATGATCCTCCTCTTTCGCCTTGGTCTCTTTTGCGTTGCGCCATTTCTGCAGTAATTTAACCTGGGCTTCGTGCAGGTTGTCGAGGGCCTCGGCTCTGAGTATGGTCGAGTAATAGTGATTAATACGTCGTTCGTTAATCGGCCGCTGTAACACATGGGCCACCATCTTACGGGTCAGGTCCAATTCGTTTTTAATCATCTTCATGATTCGATCGCAAATCTGCGTATCTTCGACCAACGACGCATATTTTTTCATGATCCGCTCATCGGTTGCGATCAGGCTGCTGTCCAGATTTGTCATCACGAAACGTACAAAAGGATTGTATTCAACGAAATGAAGCAGATGGTTGTATGCGTCCGGGTCCTGGTGTTTCAGTTCATTCAGGGTGGAGCCCACCCCGTACCAACTGGTAATATTGAATCTCGATTGCGCCCAGCTGAACACCCATGGAATGGCCCGCAGATCCTCCATGGTGCGTTTCCCGGTACGGCGCGCAGGCCGGGAACCAATTTTACTTGACTCGATCACATCAATGGGGGTTGCCTGGGAAAAAAATGTGATGAAATCAGGGTCGCAAATCAGCTGTCGGTAATGATGACGCCCCCGATCGGCCAGGCGATGGAATAACTCTTCAACTTCATCACGCCCTTGTGTGGTGTTTTCGTGCAATACGGTTTGTGCCGTAACACTGGCAACCATCAGCTCCAGGTTATAGGCCGCATTCACCAGGTTGGCATATTTTCGCTCAATGGTCTCGCCTTGCTCGGTAACACGGAAATGACCATTGATTGACCCGTGGGGTAATGTTTTGATGAACCAATGACTGGGGCCTGCACCCCGGCTGATGCTGCCCCCGGTGCCGTGGAAAAAACGGATTTTCACGCCGTGTTTTTCGCCGGTCCGGGTCAGCTCTTTCTGTGCCTGGTGCAAAAGCCAGGAGCTGGCCAGTATCCCGCCGTCCT contains:
- a CDS encoding alpha-amylase family glycosyl hydrolase produces the protein MYEQFSHSILNEILDRLKPEIRNQDLHHFYTRLGANFYSLFLIFQRLYGERDDFKMQLLNLVETMARQYIKRPRKLKRSDLEREKNFNWFLHQKWVGMTLYADGFADNLKGVQDKLAYLQELGINLVHVMPILECPKGASDGGYAVSNFRKINDKVGTLENVKNLAKEMKQRGMLLTLDVVVNHVSDEHEWAQNARSGAPRYQEYFYCFANREIPDMFEQTLPEIFPDSSPGNFTWDDTMQKWVMTVFNSYQWDLNYSNPAVFIEMLDVLLFWVNQGVDVLRLDAVAFLWKKIGSTSQNEYEAHKLLQLFKDCCQITAPGVVFIAEAIVAPVEIVKYFGEDAINAKECEIAYNATLMALLWDAVATKNANLLSQGLKNLPDKLERATWLNYIRCHDDIGLGFTDDDIVQAGYEPRSHRDFIINYFAGEFENSSARGLLFAHNKKTNDARISGTLTSLIGLEKALEENDQEKIDLIIQHILLLHSIIFSFGGIPLIYYGDELGTINDYSYVEDISKANDSRWAHRPRIDWEQALRRNQPGTVEYKIFNALKKMIAVRKEISEFSDFNNRKMLEIGNPQLLAYIRFNITTRKSVLVVGNFDAHPQYLNLSDLETQGFRMGEHIRDLYSGNSPTLFKDQLVLPPYRFYWLSSN
- a CDS encoding antibiotic biosynthesis monooxygenase — translated: MIAIFYKFCVDEKFVDQTISQARKVQKHITDNVDACIKYQCSRDLDDKTIMYIFCIWESQEKHEEYLKSEFIQKEVFDKFIEYNAAIVSAEQMTISNLTEGV
- a CDS encoding DUF6122 family protein; amino-acid sequence: MLYALQQIIHYSLHLAFPGVIAWIFYRKEWKKAWGIMLATMLVDLDHLLADPIFDPARCSIGTHPLHSYYAILVYLLLFFFAWTKTIKIVSIGLLFHMFTDYQDCLWMRLRV
- a CDS encoding tRNA pseudouridine(38-40) synthase TruA codes for the protein MTQKKLYHYLIHIQYLGFRYHGWQKQSGVKTIEGMIEKTLGFILENSEFRILGTSRTDSKVSANHSAFMFFVRDALDVEALQSQLNINLPNDIRVTGVEEKSGTFNIIRSPKIKEYLYLFACACTSHPFCAAMMHTVPEDLDIELMKQGARLFEGRHHFGSYCTKPGPQTCLERNIHVCRIEENTEFQASFFPEKSWLLRIQASGFLRYQVRLIMGQLFKLGKKNIDLNHIKQSLSGSQTLPLKEIAPGSGLILNKIIFQTD
- the purU gene encoding formyltetrahydrofolate deformylase, which produces MYILCLNCDDRPGIVAAVANALCDSNCNIEESSQFDDPYSNQFFMRVMFSAITDGAQEKFRTMFGAVAKGFGMNWHMREMDEPVKTLVLVSKDDHCLNDIIYRWRTKHLNIEIVGVVSNHEVNRELSEQFGLKFYHVPTQKVDKKTVDEQHFKIIEETDTELIVLARYMQILSENMCQRYAGRVINIHHSFLPGFKGAKPYHQAYERGVKLIGATAHFATRDLDEGPIIDQDVMRIDHRHCPKKLQILGQETEARVLARAIEMYTERRIFLHGNRTVIL